In Zingiber officinale cultivar Zhangliang chromosome 3B, Zo_v1.1, whole genome shotgun sequence, a single window of DNA contains:
- the LOC121967993 gene encoding putative calcium-binding protein CML19 → MSKRKKTINFWCCLQVDTAEPSPTTRSSWTSSSSGGRQRDRVQELLEVFQHFDRDGDGKISAAELLEFFVSIGEAMGEEEAAGAVAELDMDGDGKLDFGDFARMMVEGAEEEEEMRRAFGAFESVKGSGRIDVAGLQRTLSRLGEDRSVAECEAMIQAYDLDGDGELDFREFNLMMT, encoded by the coding sequence ATGTCGAAAAGGAAGAAAACGATCAACTTCTGGTGCTGCCTTCAGGTAGACACTGCTGAGCCCTCCCCGACAACAAGGTCCTCATGGACGTCGTCCTCTTCCGGAGGTCGACAGAGGGACCGCGTTCAGGAGCTGCTGGAGGTGTTCCAGCACTTCGACCGGGATGGGGATGGGAAGATTTCGGCAGCGGAGCTGCTGGAGTTCTTTGTGTCAATCGGGGAGGCTATGGGGGAGGAGGAGGCAGCAGGGGCAGTGGCGGAGCTGGACATGGATGGAGACGGGAAGCTGGACTTCGGTGACTTCGCGAGGATGATGGTGGAGGGggcggaagaggaggaggagatgaGGAGGGCATTTGGGGCGTTCGAATCGGTGAAAGGGTCTGGGAGGATCGATGTCGCGGGGCTCCAGAGGACGCTCAGCCGCCTGGGGGAAGACCGGTCGGTGGCAGAGTGCGAGGCGATGATCCAGGCGTACGACCTTGACGGAGACGGGGAGCTGGACTTCCGCGAGTTCAACCTCATGATGACTtga